A segment of the Lolium perenne isolate Kyuss_39 chromosome 3, Kyuss_2.0, whole genome shotgun sequence genome:
TGAGGGAGTCTTGAATCGCCTTCAAGAAGGCggggtcttcctcctcctcctccccggcgAGCGGGGCACCTCCGCCGCTAGTGCTCCCGATGGTCGCCCTCCACGCCTCGCTCACCCGGCGTTGGCGCTCCCACTCGGCGAGCCACGCCGAGAACTTcgggccgctcatcggcttgagcggcgggtcctCGTGGTACCAGCGGCCGCCCCGCGTGAAGTCGACGAGCTTTTCCGGGACGAACTGCCCGCCGTCGTACTTGCAGGCCGCGCGACGGCTGCCGGCGGCGGATCTTTTGCAAAAAAgcggtgtccggcgagcgggatcgagGCGCTACTACGGCGGCGGGTGGAATGCAGCGCGGGGGAGCgactaattgctcgccggagcaggaggaggaggcggcggcgcacggcggagctagggttgcgagtgcgcCCGGTATAAGTAGGGGGCGGAGGGGCCGATTTCCtaggccccgtattccgccgaaacggggcggcccgaatacggggcctgctagacggcccaaaccgcgcctgccccgtatctcgccggaattttacggggtggacgggttataaggggcctgttagacatgctctaagcatgGGGCTTGCCGTCTCCTCCTCTCCCATCGAGGCAGCAGTTTCCCCGGATCGAGGCTCCGCCGTCTAAGCTCTATCTTTCACCATCCACCTCAAATTCATCTGTGATCCAAGATCGTGTGCAATTTATCAATTTCGTCGTGCTCCAACTTGTCCTCTTTCCATCCGCCTTTCTGAGTTCTGATCATTTGATCTTTATGCCAAACAACCGCTCTCAAGGTTGTTATTTTGGTACAGCTGGCTGATAAGCCAGATTTTTTTTGAGCATATAAACAGGTAAAGGTGGGTATTCGtgagcgaggtgggactaaataATTCATACTCCTACTGCCCTGCCAAGCAGTGAATGAATTTAcgtggctttttttttttttgagggaaatgaatttacgTGGCTGGTCGCATGCAACACAGCAGCCGAGCCGTCCAAGCCCATGGGCCAGTTTCCAGCGACCGTATTCTCGCGCGACCATCGATCGATCCTGTGAACAATTACGTGAACACAGCAGCTACGCGGTGGCATCAGCCTGTAAATTACTGTCAACTGCGAGAGCAATTTCAAAACGGACGAAAAATTaggggagaaaccttacttcctttataTTAGTAAAAGTAAAGATAAGCTGCCACCGATCCGGAAACAATCATAGCTGTCCAGAAGTTGTCCTGGCCGGATCTTGTCGTCGTCTCTTCATGAAGCGTGGCTTATCTCTCGCGGTTTGATCTTCTTATGTGTTGATATACCGTGCACAATAATTCCGATCTGCCGACGCGCCTGCTCGTATATCTCCGGCGTAAGGCTGCCGCAGATGTGATCTGAACAAATTTGTCGCCTGCCGATAGTTAAGTATCAAATGCAATCCGAAATTCCGATCTCCCGATCTTGTTGAAGATGTTGCTGATGAACTTGAAATTCTTAGCATCGTTGATGATGAACCCGgcggatcccgcccggatgacaaaatccatACGCcgcgcttcccacagacggcgccaattgacgaggcggttcctcggcaatgcccaccatgaggggcttgggttttagagaaagacgacgacggaagttccgggagcgaggcggtacacgacgtacccaggttcacgtccccgcggtggaggatcgctacgtcctgctagcaatccagtatatgtaaacatgtgtacagggggccgccataggcggagtagttgtatctagtctagttctaatccgcgggttgtggtttctaggcgtgtcgcctctataattatgtttctgattgtgcgtgtccctaaggggtgcccctgcctggctttatatatcagccaagttagggtttacaagagtcctagtaggattcatattggagccttctttccttgtagtccaagttgttaACGCTTgcgggtccagcttgtcgagtccttgtgctggtccatcttgataatctgcaccgggtatggcaatgtcgagtacccgaagggttatgcccacgtcaccgGGTGTAGACAGCCGGAGACCAAACATCCATGAAAAGTCTAAAAAGAAGAACAATCAACACGATAAACATGGTGTATATGCTCTCATAAGTAGGTAGATGTGGTTCTTGCAAAGCTTTTGTGTAGTTAAAAAAAAAGATAACTTAATAATTACTAACCTTGCAAGATTGACATCGGCTTTTAACTAAAAATCGGATTATCCGGTTTGAAACCTTCAAATTACCTAATTAAATTCGAATAATTCATACCTGCATGCTATTTAATATACCTATCATATACCGTATTTGGAGCAACACGTTAAAATCGGATATCCTTATTCGTTAGACTTTTAAAAATCGGATGTAGATACCTTAAAATGGATTCGACATGGATTCGACGCTGATTTCGGCGGGGAAATTAAGGAACTTTCGTCGAATcatgtgcatatatatatatatatacaacatTCAAGCTCGATCGTCAATGGTGACCGCAAGAATGAGGTCGATCAGTCCAAGAACGGGTAATCAGTGTACCCGACGGTATGATCGGCGGCACCGGCGCCGGCGCCATAGAAGGTGGCCGCGTCGCACTCGTTGAGCGGCGCGCCCAGCTCGAACCGCCTCGGCAGGTCCGGGTTCGCCAGGAACAGCCGCCCGTAGGCCACCAGGTCGGCGTACCCCTCGCCGACCGCCGCGTCGCCCTCGTCCCGCCCGTACCCGCCGCTGGCGATGAACGTGCCTCCGAACGCCTCCCTGAAGGGCAGCAGCCGCCGGGACACGCGCCGGCGCCCGTCCACCCTCGGCTCGATCATGTGGCAGTAGAGCACGCCGCGGTCGCTGAGCAGGCTCACCACGTGGAGCGCCAGCGCGTGCTCGTCGGCGGTGGCGTCAAACTGGTCCAGCCGCACGCCCACGTGGTGGCCGCCCACCTCCCGCGCCACGGCATCCACCACCTCCAGCGCGAACCGGCACCGGCTCTCCAGGCTGTTGACTCCTTGGCCTTCCTTGTCTACGAAGTAGCCGTTGGCGCCGAGGATCTCGACACCGTCGAAGCCAGCGTCGATGGCGTTGCGGGCGGCTCGTCGGAACCCATCCACGACGCCTGGCGCGTCCTCCGCGGCAACCCTTCTCGGCGACGAAAGCTCCTCGCGGCGGCCGTCGAAGCTCATCTGCGGGCTCACCTGCTGCGGCCTTTGCCGGACGACGTCGCCCGCTACGTGCCAGAGCTGGCAGAAGAAGACGGCGCCCTTGGCATGCACGGCGTCCACCACGGGCCTCCACGCCTCCACGTGCTCCTGCGCCCAGATGCCGGGCACGTCGTTGAAGGAAGAAGACGGTTCCTGCTCCTCCCACGCCGCCGCAGCAGGCGAGCCAGCGGCGATCCGGGTTCCCTCCGAGATGAGGAACCCGCCGGGACTTGCGCGCTGGGCGTAGTAGACGGCGGCGTGCGGCTGCGGGACACCGCCGTAGGCGCGCTGCCGCGTGAGCGGCGCCAGCACGACCCTGTGCGACAGGTCAAACAGGCCCATCTTGTACGGCGTCAGAAGAGGGATTGTGGTCTTCATGTCACCGTAGCAGACTGAGAGACAAGTGCTCCTGCTGTAAGCTATGGCCAATCTTCGGAAGCTCGGCAAATGGCGCCGCAGCACGCTACGCTACGCAACTTGTTCAGAAGATATTCTACTTCTGACAATCTCATCTTTCTTTTCTCAGGCCGTGACGTTGTACTTGATCCACAAAAGATATCGATGTGACTCCTGCGTTTGTTTGTTTGGCTTGAACAGGACACGCGCCACACCCACACGCACGGCCCTTCTTGTTATTCTTTTGAGTATCTGATGAAAACAAGATCATCCAACTACGCACTGTATGGCACTTGTGCGATAGCGAAAAAAAGGCTAGCTCCACACGGCAAGCAACTGCAGACTAGCGTGTGGCATTTGTACATTTGCCAGGTGTGTATTACGAGTTCCTCATCAACCACGGGTGGCAGCGCGTGCCGTGACTTATGACTGTCGGATGGCCGGGATGGAGAGGAGGGGAGGCCACTATGCTCCTGATCGCTGGCAAGCTCCTTCCCAAATACAGCCATGGTGCCGATTCCCTTTGGGAAAATTTGCTACGGGACACCGTTATTTTTTGGTCTTTGCAATAACACACCATCAAAACATGTCTTTGCCGAGTATCATTATAATTTTGCTGTACGTTTGTCAAAACACACCGCATGCCAAAAAAAAGAAAGATTTATTTATTTTATCATGAAATCAAAAGATTACCCAAAATCAGACCGGTTTTCCTCTAATTAAAAAACAGAAAACCAAACCTGGAAGGAACCGTTGTCCTCTATCTCACCGATCAAGGATGGCCTCACTCGCCGGCGCCCTTAGCTGCACTCATGGGCGGCCTCGCACTTGAACGCGATCTGCCGGACGGCGACAGGGCCTAGGTGTCCAAAGTGTAAATTTCTGCCCAGATTCTTTTTCAATTCCATGTAAACTAACTGTATCAACGTCTGGTACGTATATTGATCCTAGTTAAGCACTAAT
Coding sequences within it:
- the LOC127344512 gene encoding 12-oxophytodienoate reductase 2-like, which gives rise to MKTTIPLLTPYKMGLFDLSHRVVLAPLTRQRAYGGVPQPHAAVYYAQRASPGGFLISEGTRIAAGSPAAAAWEEQEPSSSFNDVPGIWAQEHVEAWRPVVDAVHAKGAVFFCQLWHVAGDVVRQRPQQVSPQMSFDGRREELSSPRRVAAEDAPGVVDGFRRAARNAIDAGFDGVEILGANGYFVDKEGQGVNSLESRCRFALEVVDAVAREVGGHHVGVRLDQFDATADEHALALHVVSLLSDRGVLYCHMIEPRVDGRRRVSRRLLPFREAFGGTFIASGGYGRDEGDAAVGEGYADLVAYGRLFLANPDLPRRFELGAPLNECDAATFYGAGAGAADHTVGYTDYPFLD